From Pirellulales bacterium, one genomic window encodes:
- a CDS encoding BatA domain-containing protein produces the protein MNFIHLWPLYAAAGAIAIPLAVHWLTRPRPKRYPLSTLRFVREAVEQRKARHRLRDFLILAARTAAILLLAAAMARPLWSDRPLVDAESPGDTARVVLVDTSQSMAAISQGTAAYERARAKAADYLAFRPGLHVNLLLAGAEPHRLFDGLSTNFQAMHDELAGSGPLPQRLNLATALRRAGEMLAASAASVRRELVVVSDFQRTSWESADFSAIPQDTRIELESVAPAEPPANLAVLRVSAPEQIVQGRPGRIEVEVGNYSPASRKLRVALEIEGTDSEADAAAYQLAGICEANQSITLSQEVTFARPGWRAGHARLLDNDDALKDDDVRRFALEVRPAPRYALVSREIASRTDNSSFYLERALAPFAARQAESHRPAEETLLARFDPGQIDDQAVAASDLIVLDHPGKLSDQALRRLWGLVERGRGILYFAAEAVDALNLKQLVSDSGGGLQLPVEFMPASASRPRRDLFLSDVRRDESPFSVFGDTLKKTISPLRFSGGLASRRLEAAPPDELLASFNDRSAALVLSQTSAGSMAVFNADLGDSNLIGSSAFVPMLTELVDRLTNRNDRVAPQYCGEPLAIYLPPQAGLAAELSLDRRDSTAGSAVATAGAESTAISPAAGLATVGKLTDEGAGVMWRAAAVGSPGVYEARRQGEPVFMFASEIPAEESDLRPLDPSVLKTRLAGGRNVDFRTADAAGHSADDAWTWLAVACVGCLLSELVFLRIFRV, from the coding sequence ATGAACTTCATCCACCTTTGGCCTCTTTACGCGGCGGCGGGCGCGATCGCGATCCCGTTGGCCGTGCATTGGCTTACCCGGCCGCGGCCAAAGCGTTATCCGCTTTCGACATTGCGTTTCGTTCGCGAAGCGGTCGAGCAGCGAAAGGCCCGTCATCGATTGCGCGACTTTTTGATTCTCGCCGCGCGAACGGCCGCGATTTTGTTGCTGGCGGCGGCGATGGCTCGCCCGCTCTGGTCGGATCGGCCGTTGGTCGATGCCGAGTCGCCGGGGGATACGGCCCGCGTCGTGCTTGTCGACACGAGCCAGAGCATGGCCGCGATCAGCCAGGGAACGGCGGCATATGAACGGGCGCGAGCGAAGGCCGCCGATTATTTGGCGTTTCGCCCGGGCTTGCATGTGAATCTGCTGCTTGCAGGCGCGGAGCCGCATCGTTTGTTCGACGGATTATCGACCAATTTTCAGGCGATGCATGACGAGTTGGCGGGCAGCGGCCCGTTGCCGCAGCGGCTGAACCTCGCGACCGCCCTGCGCCGAGCAGGCGAGATGCTCGCGGCCAGCGCCGCCTCGGTGCGCCGCGAACTGGTGGTCGTCAGCGATTTTCAGCGAACGAGTTGGGAATCGGCCGATTTCTCCGCCATCCCGCAAGATACGCGAATCGAATTGGAATCGGTAGCGCCCGCCGAGCCGCCGGCCAACTTGGCCGTGCTGCGGGTTTCCGCGCCCGAGCAGATCGTGCAAGGCCGCCCCGGCCGAATCGAAGTGGAGGTTGGCAATTATTCGCCCGCTTCGCGGAAGCTGCGCGTCGCGCTCGAGATCGAGGGAACCGATAGCGAAGCGGATGCGGCCGCGTATCAGCTCGCCGGAATTTGCGAGGCAAACCAATCCATTACGCTGAGCCAGGAAGTCACGTTCGCGCGCCCGGGATGGCGTGCCGGGCACGCGCGGCTGCTGGACAACGACGACGCGCTGAAGGATGACGACGTGCGCCGTTTCGCCCTCGAAGTGCGCCCCGCGCCGCGCTATGCACTGGTGAGCCGAGAAATTGCCTCGCGCACCGACAACTCGAGCTTCTATCTCGAGCGGGCCTTGGCTCCGTTCGCGGCTCGGCAGGCGGAATCCCACCGCCCGGCGGAAGAAACCCTGTTGGCACGTTTCGATCCGGGGCAGATCGACGATCAGGCCGTGGCGGCGAGCGACCTTATCGTACTCGACCATCCCGGCAAGCTCAGCGATCAAGCGCTGCGCCGGCTGTGGGGATTGGTCGAGCGAGGGCGTGGCATCTTGTATTTTGCCGCCGAAGCGGTTGACGCTTTGAACTTGAAACAGCTGGTCAGCGATTCCGGCGGCGGTTTGCAATTGCCGGTCGAATTCATGCCCGCGTCGGCCAGTCGTCCGCGGCGCGACTTGTTCCTCTCCGACGTGCGGCGCGACGAATCGCCGTTTTCCGTATTCGGCGACACACTGAAAAAAACGATTTCGCCGTTGCGGTTCTCCGGCGGCCTTGCGAGCCGGCGGCTGGAAGCGGCGCCCCCCGATGAATTGTTGGCCAGCTTCAACGATCGTTCGGCCGCACTGGTGTTGAGCCAGACGTCGGCCGGCTCGATGGCCGTCTTCAACGCCGATTTGGGCGACTCGAATCTGATCGGCTCCAGCGCGTTCGTTCCGATGCTGACGGAACTTGTCGATCGGCTCACGAACCGCAACGATCGGGTCGCTCCGCAATACTGCGGCGAACCGCTCGCGATTTATCTGCCGCCGCAGGCAGGGCTAGCCGCCGAATTGTCGCTGGATCGCCGCGATTCGACAGCCGGATCCGCCGTGGCCACAGCCGGCGCCGAAAGCACGGCGATAAGTCCGGCGGCCGGTTTGGCGACGGTTGGGAAATTGACGGACGAAGGGGCCGGCGTGATGTGGCGAGCCGCCGCCGTTGGGTCGCCGGGCGTGTACGAAGCGCGGCGGCAAGGCGAGCCGGTGTTCATGTTTGCCAGCGAAATTCCTGCAGAGGAAAGCGATTTGCGGCCGCTCGACCCGTCGGTTCTCAAGACGCGGCTGGCGGGCGGGCGAAACGTCGATTTCCGCACGGCCGACGCCGCCGGCCATTCTGCCGACGATGCGTGGACGTGGCTCGCCGTGGCGTGCGTTGGTTGCCTGCTATCCGAATTGGTCTTCTTGCGAATCTTTCGCGTCTGA
- a CDS encoding DUF190 domain-containing protein encodes MSIHGEQVLMRVYLDSADRPPHSPTFEELVRAGRKFGLAGVTVLRGMLGFGSKGTIGQSKWSLVEHVPVILEVVDSAERVQAFIDGPAELVMRRGMITLERANVMMYRHRGQDKPNHFHLGALLDPLSTVPRISPRGSMQTNETGVLLRVFVGDSDRYEGKPLYEAIVQKARDVGLAGATVLRGCEGFGANSIVHTSTVLGMSTDLPIIVEIVDEEQKIKLLLPHLETMVQEGMITMEHVVILFYRHSPG; translated from the coding sequence ATGAGCATTCACGGCGAACAAGTCTTGATGCGCGTCTATCTCGACAGCGCCGATCGGCCGCCGCACAGCCCGACGTTCGAAGAACTCGTTCGCGCCGGCCGCAAATTCGGCCTGGCCGGCGTCACCGTGCTGCGTGGCATGTTGGGCTTCGGATCGAAGGGAACCATCGGCCAATCGAAATGGTCGCTGGTCGAGCATGTGCCGGTGATTCTCGAAGTGGTCGATTCCGCGGAACGGGTGCAAGCATTCATCGACGGGCCCGCAGAACTGGTTATGCGGCGGGGCATGATCACGCTCGAACGTGCCAACGTGATGATGTATCGCCATCGCGGACAAGACAAGCCGAACCATTTTCATCTCGGCGCGCTTTTGGATCCGCTTTCGACCGTGCCGCGAATTTCGCCGAGGGGATCTATGCAAACAAACGAAACTGGCGTGCTGCTGCGAGTGTTTGTCGGCGATTCCGACCGCTACGAAGGCAAGCCGCTCTACGAGGCAATCGTGCAAAAGGCCCGCGACGTTGGACTGGCCGGGGCGACGGTGCTCCGCGGTTGCGAAGGATTCGGGGCCAACAGCATCGTCCACACCTCGACGGTGCTTGGGATGTCGACCGATTTACCGATCATCGTCGAGATTGTCGATGAAGAGCAGAAGATCAAGCTCCTGCTTCCGCACCTGGAAACGATGGTTCAAGAAGGCATGATCACCATGGAACACGTGGTGATCTTGTTCTATCGTCACAGCCCCGGCTGA
- a CDS encoding DUF58 domain-containing protein yields MSPTSTGTSRFLDLRALASLANMRLAARHRTEGPYSGRYPSRQLGGAGEFVDYREYSDGEDLRRLDWKVLGRSGRAYIRLYQDETNLCCTFALDSSGSMRFAGANRMSKIDYAKYLTTALSYLIAHGQDQVALAILGERLIEHLALGSTTAQVARLHAAVEELMTAPSRRMAAALRELFEQSTRRGVLIVESDFLMDDLDDTFAALRLFRRSGWRVQIWHLVHPDEERLPEGVAFRFEGLEDDGGLSCSPGEIRAEYEKRFAAHLAMVRSQALAGDCDYRLLSTAMPYLQVVRSFLVSRQG; encoded by the coding sequence ATGAGCCCGACCTCCACCGGCACGAGCCGCTTCCTCGATCTGCGCGCTCTTGCGTCGCTGGCCAACATGCGGCTGGCCGCCCGCCATCGCACCGAGGGTCCCTACAGCGGCCGCTATCCGTCGCGGCAACTCGGCGGGGCCGGCGAATTCGTCGATTATCGCGAATACAGCGACGGCGAAGACCTCCGCCGCCTGGATTGGAAAGTGCTCGGTCGCAGCGGCCGGGCTTATATCCGCTTGTATCAAGATGAAACGAATCTGTGCTGCACTTTCGCGCTCGATTCGAGCGGTTCGATGCGCTTCGCCGGCGCCAATCGGATGTCGAAGATCGATTATGCAAAATATCTCACCACCGCGCTCAGCTATTTGATCGCGCACGGGCAGGATCAGGTGGCGCTGGCAATTTTGGGCGAGCGGCTTATCGAACATTTGGCCCTCGGCTCGACGACCGCGCAGGTAGCCCGACTGCATGCAGCGGTGGAAGAATTGATGACCGCTCCCTCGCGGCGAATGGCGGCGGCGCTGCGCGAGCTGTTCGAACAATCCACGCGCCGCGGCGTGTTGATCGTCGAAAGCGATTTCTTGATGGACGATTTGGACGACACGTTCGCCGCCTTGCGGCTATTTCGCCGGAGCGGTTGGCGAGTGCAGATCTGGCACCTGGTTCATCCCGACGAGGAGCGGTTGCCCGAGGGAGTCGCGTTTCGTTTCGAGGGATTGGAAGACGACGGCGGCCTGTCCTGCTCGCCGGGGGAAATTCGCGCGGAATACGAGAAGCGATTTGCGGCGCACCTCGCCATGGTTCGCTCCCAGGCGCTGGCCGGCGATTGTGATTACCGGCTGCTGTCGACCGCAATGCCATATTTGCAAGTGGTGCGAAGTTTCTTGGTATCGCGGCAGGGTTAA
- a CDS encoding DUF480 domain-containing protein, whose product MWKPLSAIDRRVAGVLVEKAKTTPEQYPLTVNAIVTGANQKSNRYPQMELDADDVAESLDRLRSLGAVTEVQGNGRTLKYRHMMYEWLGVEKVELSVMAELLLRGAQTEGELRGRAARMDPIADLAALRPILNALTAKGLIQSLTPQGRGHVLTHALYQPQESEKLRRDFAGHTAAASQSGEPVVIRPTAHDAAAAPSPADTPRAPTQGGPIERPAATHPAAAVAEAAEAVGREIAALRAEVAQLRRDLEELAERQRRNEDDLHEMKNALGG is encoded by the coding sequence ATGTGGAAACCACTCTCCGCCATCGATCGCCGTGTCGCCGGCGTTCTGGTCGAAAAGGCCAAGACGACCCCCGAGCAATATCCGCTGACGGTGAACGCGATCGTCACCGGCGCGAACCAGAAGAGCAACCGCTATCCGCAGATGGAGTTGGATGCCGACGACGTGGCCGAATCGCTCGATCGGCTTCGCTCTTTGGGAGCGGTGACCGAAGTGCAGGGGAACGGGCGGACGCTGAAATACCGTCACATGATGTATGAATGGCTCGGCGTCGAGAAGGTGGAACTGAGCGTCATGGCCGAACTGCTGTTGCGCGGCGCGCAAACCGAAGGCGAACTTCGCGGCCGCGCTGCCCGCATGGATCCGATCGCCGATCTTGCCGCCTTGCGGCCGATCCTCAATGCACTTACGGCGAAGGGGCTGATTCAATCGCTGACGCCGCAAGGCCGCGGCCATGTGTTGACCCACGCGTTATATCAGCCGCAGGAGTCGGAAAAATTGCGCAGAGATTTTGCCGGACACACGGCGGCTGCGAGCCAATCGGGAGAGCCTGTCGTAATTCGTCCCACGGCCCATGACGCTGCCGCGGCACCGTCTCCGGCAGACACTCCGCGTGCGCCCACGCAAGGCGGGCCGATCGAACGACCAGCGGCGACACATCCGGCGGCCGCGGTCGCCGAGGCGGCGGAAGCCGTCGGGCGGGAAATCGCGGCATTGCGCGCCGAAGTCGCCCAACTGCGCCGCGATCTCGAAGAACTCGCCGAACGCCAACGACGCAACGAAGACGATCTTCACGAAATGAAAAACGCTCTCGGCGGATAA
- a CDS encoding SDR family NAD(P)-dependent oxidoreductase, producing MDLQLQGKTALITGSTAGIGLAIASRLAMEGANVVVNGRTAKRVDQAIERIRQAAQPAAGAKLSGVDADVSSAAGVAKLIAAVQTVDILVNNAGIFEPKPFEEISDDEWLRFFETNVMSGIRLSRHYFPEMLKQNWGRVVFIASESALQIPAEMIHYGMTKTAQLAVARGLAELTAGSDVTVNSVLPGPTASEGVTTFVERLASKQGESKEDFEKDFFKTARPSSLLKRFERPEEIANLVAYVCSPLASATNGAALRADGGVVKSIA from the coding sequence ATGGATTTGCAACTTCAGGGTAAAACGGCGTTGATCACCGGCTCGACCGCGGGCATCGGCTTGGCCATCGCATCGCGCTTGGCCATGGAAGGGGCGAACGTGGTCGTCAATGGTCGAACGGCCAAGCGAGTCGATCAAGCGATCGAGCGGATTCGGCAAGCGGCGCAACCCGCAGCCGGAGCGAAGCTGTCCGGCGTCGATGCAGATGTCAGCTCGGCCGCGGGCGTTGCCAAGTTGATCGCTGCCGTGCAGACGGTCGATATTCTGGTGAACAACGCCGGCATTTTCGAGCCGAAGCCGTTCGAAGAAATTTCCGACGACGAGTGGCTTCGGTTTTTTGAGACGAACGTGATGAGCGGCATTCGTCTGAGCCGGCATTATTTTCCCGAAATGCTGAAGCAAAATTGGGGACGGGTCGTGTTCATCGCCAGCGAATCGGCTCTGCAAATTCCCGCCGAAATGATCCACTATGGGATGACGAAGACGGCCCAATTGGCCGTCGCTCGCGGTTTGGCCGAGCTGACGGCGGGCAGCGACGTGACAGTGAATTCCGTGCTGCCGGGTCCGACGGCCTCGGAAGGCGTGACAACTTTCGTCGAACGGTTGGCCTCGAAGCAGGGCGAATCGAAAGAGGATTTCGAGAAAGATTTCTTCAAGACCGCCCGGCCATCGTCGTTGCTCAAGCGATTCGAGCGGCCGGAGGAAATTGCCAATCTCGTGGCGTATGTTTGCAGCCCGTTGGCGTCCGCCACAAACGGCGCCGCCCTCCGAGCCGACGGCGGTGTGGTGAAATCGATCGCATAG
- a CDS encoding MoxR family ATPase, whose protein sequence is MSTLAESDVATRELDVFAQRLKLLRESLHQVIFGQDATIDLLLICALTGSHALLVGVPGLAKTLMVKALAGCFSWKFSRVQFTPDLMPSDITGYELLSRDGMDGNGSTSMVFRHGPVFANLVLADEINRAAPKTQSALLEAMAEQHVTVGGRTYPLEPPFLVVATQNPIEQEGTYPLPEAQLDRFMMEIRLDYPTPDQEEEIVMKTTGRATPLPEATLDRAAFLQLRDLVQAAPVPRTTASAAVTLCRASRPADRRAGKFITEYVRWGAGPRGSQNLVLAAKARALLMGRTAPTVEDVRAVALPVLRHRIIPNHRAVGDSVDTRQIVERLLAENA, encoded by the coding sequence TTGAGTACGCTCGCAGAATCGGACGTTGCTACTCGTGAACTGGATGTTTTTGCGCAGCGGCTGAAGCTCTTGCGCGAAAGCCTGCATCAAGTCATCTTCGGCCAGGATGCGACGATCGACCTGCTTTTGATTTGCGCGCTCACCGGTTCGCACGCCCTTTTGGTCGGCGTGCCCGGGCTGGCGAAGACGTTGATGGTGAAGGCGCTCGCCGGCTGCTTCTCTTGGAAATTCTCTCGGGTGCAATTCACTCCCGACCTGATGCCCTCGGATATCACCGGCTATGAACTGTTATCGCGCGACGGCATGGACGGCAACGGGTCGACGTCGATGGTGTTTCGCCACGGCCCGGTGTTTGCGAACCTTGTGCTGGCCGACGAGATCAACCGTGCCGCGCCGAAGACGCAATCGGCGCTGTTGGAGGCGATGGCCGAGCAGCACGTTACCGTGGGCGGCCGCACGTATCCGCTCGAGCCGCCGTTCCTCGTCGTGGCGACGCAGAACCCCATCGAGCAGGAAGGGACCTATCCGCTCCCCGAAGCGCAGCTCGACCGTTTCATGATGGAAATCCGCTTGGATTACCCAACGCCGGACCAGGAAGAAGAGATCGTGATGAAAACCACCGGCCGGGCAACGCCGCTTCCCGAGGCGACGCTCGATCGGGCCGCCTTCCTGCAACTGCGCGATCTGGTGCAGGCCGCGCCGGTGCCGCGGACGACCGCATCCGCCGCCGTGACGCTTTGCCGCGCCAGCCGGCCGGCCGATCGCCGGGCCGGAAAATTCATCACCGAATATGTCCGTTGGGGGGCCGGCCCGCGCGGTTCGCAAAATCTGGTGCTCGCCGCCAAAGCGCGGGCCCTGTTGATGGGCCGAACGGCTCCCACGGTCGAAGACGTGCGCGCGGTGGCGCTGCCGGTGTTGCGACATCGAATCATTCCGAACCATCGAGCCGTTGGCGACAGCGTCGACACGCGGCAGATCGTCGAGCGATTGTTGGCGGAGAACGCTTGA
- a CDS encoding CrcB family protein: MKTCIDFLAIGAAGFLGAMVRYLVALLSVWAFGVSYGFVGTMIINITGSLFLGWFVVVTEARIVLPGALKLAIGVGFVGAYTTFSTFCVDSMRLMEGAAYNKFAVNVLGSVLIGLIAARLGMRLAGR; this comes from the coding sequence ATGAAGACATGCATCGATTTTTTGGCGATCGGCGCCGCGGGATTTCTCGGCGCGATGGTTCGCTATCTGGTCGCGTTGCTCTCCGTTTGGGCATTCGGCGTCAGCTACGGCTTCGTCGGCACGATGATTATCAATATCACCGGGAGCTTGTTTCTCGGCTGGTTTGTCGTCGTGACCGAGGCGCGGATCGTGTTGCCGGGAGCGCTGAAGCTGGCGATCGGAGTGGGCTTCGTTGGCGCGTACACGACATTTTCGACCTTTTGCGTCGATTCGATGCGCCTGATGGAAGGCGCCGCGTACAATAAATTTGCCGTCAATGTTCTCGGCAGCGTGCTGATCGGGCTCATTGCCGCGCGGTTGGGAATGCGTTTGGCCGGCCGCTAA